The following coding sequences are from one Chloracidobacterium sp. window:
- a CDS encoding tetratricopeptide repeat protein produces the protein MARKQRRFEQLAAAASKPDEKISYQDPIQQQVNQKLEDVGKKFEGKGKSILYGIGVVLLLLIIGFVAYSYMRRSSGSGQAALGKAIETSQARVTDQPLPAGSTDRVFKTEKERADAAIAEFQAVADKFGGSVGEKAKYFIAVNRLMSDRAAGITELETLAKGSSDTAKLAKFALAQTKADDGKYDEAVTLYQELAAMPDPIVAKDTINFALAKVYEKQSKKQEAVDIYFAIAKAAAEAKDADGKALPLTETARNAKDKVTELAPDKAKEIPEATPDSPFDN, from the coding sequence ATGGCAAGAAAGCAAAGACGATTTGAACAGTTGGCCGCGGCCGCATCTAAACCTGACGAAAAGATCAGCTATCAAGATCCGATCCAGCAGCAGGTAAACCAGAAGCTTGAAGACGTAGGCAAAAAATTTGAGGGTAAGGGAAAGTCGATCCTGTACGGCATCGGGGTCGTATTACTCTTGTTGATCATTGGCTTCGTCGCTTATTCATATATGCGGCGTTCATCAGGCTCCGGTCAGGCAGCCCTTGGTAAGGCGATAGAGACCTCGCAGGCTCGTGTCACCGATCAACCCCTTCCGGCGGGATCGACCGACCGTGTCTTTAAGACCGAAAAGGAACGAGCCGATGCCGCGATCGCCGAATTTCAGGCTGTCGCAGACAAGTTTGGCGGTTCGGTCGGCGAAAAGGCAAAGTATTTTATTGCAGTTAACCGATTGATGTCCGATCGTGCTGCGGGTATTACCGAGCTCGAGACACTAGCAAAGGGAAGTTCAGATACGGCAAAGCTTGCTAAATTTGCTCTTGCTCAGACTAAGGCTGACGATGGCAAGTATGATGAGGCGGTTACGCTTTACCAGGAGTTGGCAGCGATGCCGGATCCGATCGTCGCAAAGGACACCATCAACTTTGCTCTGGCGAAGGTATACGAGAAGCAGAGCAAAAAGCAGGAAGCTGTCGATATTTATTTTGCGATCGCCAAGGCTGCAGCGGAGGCCAAGGACGCCGACGGCAAAGCTCTGCCGTTGACCGAGACCGCTCGGAACGCTAAGGACAAGGTTACCGAACTCGCACCGGACAAGGCTAAGGAAATCCCGGAGGCAACGCCTGATTCGCCTTTTGATAATTAA
- a CDS encoding cytochrome c3 family protein, with product MKKYLVVMFAVAFLLAGFLFVDSRGPSAQRITKPTPEKQQVMPEVVVLGKNAKLGRVTFNHLKHNGGEYNAGGPIACIECHHTAQPAADLVSAPPHKTVWPAGRTTTLTAELFAEDPNKAGVAACRDCHARAGTKPKLLDKMPVFEDIGTETVTKLTNQLAFHQACDTCHFQIGFRSGDTKAPKSTNCTTCHIAPKGKR from the coding sequence ATGAAGAAATATCTCGTTGTAATGTTCGCGGTCGCATTCCTTTTGGCGGGATTCTTGTTCGTGGATAGCCGCGGCCCGAGTGCGCAGCGTATAACCAAACCCACACCGGAGAAGCAGCAAGTGATGCCTGAGGTGGTTGTCCTCGGTAAGAACGCTAAGTTGGGCCGCGTGACATTTAATCACTTAAAGCATAATGGCGGGGAATACAACGCAGGTGGGCCGATCGCCTGTATCGAGTGTCATCACACCGCTCAGCCTGCGGCTGACCTTGTGAGTGCCCCGCCACATAAGACGGTCTGGCCGGCGGGCCGTACGACGACTCTGACGGCCGAACTATTTGCCGAAGATCCAAATAAGGCTGGGGTTGCTGCCTGCCGTGATTGCCATGCTAGGGCGGGTACTAAGCCCAAACTACTCGACAAAATGCCCGTGTTCGAAGATATCGGTACCGAAACGGTCACCAAATTGACGAACCAACTCGCGTTTCATCAGGCGTGCGATACCTGTCATTTTCAGATCGGCTTTCGCTCCGGCGACACAAAGGCTCCAAAATCAACGAACTGCACGACTTGCCATATTGCACCTAAGGGCAAACGATAG
- a CDS encoding PspA/IM30 family protein, whose protein sequence is MGLWARITRVFRASTGAALDKIENPELVLQQTIRDMRDRVPELNNSVAQVMATERLLLKQKENLSTQVVDLDSKIKASVKMGRDDIATAYIGQLQQAQMDLERTAVQAEHAGVASKQALKARDNYVLNMKKRSAEAMQLISAAKQAKLQEQLAQTMDTFNIGDDSSTFNEMREKIDRRVAAAEAKLQLGSSTVDAQLQDIEREAMDIQLQDKLLEYKQSMGMLGAGSPPESKQISSGTGTADDEDVLDQVIVNEATESGRSN, encoded by the coding sequence ATGGGATTGTGGGCAAGAATAACAAGAGTCTTTAGAGCGAGCACGGGAGCGGCACTCGACAAGATCGAAAACCCCGAATTGGTGCTCCAGCAAACGATTCGTGATATGCGCGACCGTGTACCGGAGCTTAACAATTCCGTGGCTCAGGTAATGGCGACCGAACGGCTTTTGCTCAAGCAGAAAGAGAATCTTTCGACCCAGGTCGTTGACCTCGACTCCAAGATCAAGGCATCGGTCAAGATGGGACGCGATGATATTGCGACGGCATACATCGGACAACTCCAGCAAGCCCAAATGGATCTTGAACGCACCGCCGTTCAGGCCGAGCACGCAGGCGTAGCGTCAAAACAGGCTCTGAAAGCCCGCGACAACTACGTCTTGAATATGAAAAAGCGCTCTGCCGAGGCGATGCAACTTATAAGTGCCGCCAAGCAGGCAAAGCTTCAGGAACAGCTCGCGCAGACAATGGATACGTTTAATATCGGCGACGATTCGTCGACGTTCAACGAAATGCGCGAAAAGATCGACCGCCGTGTCGCTGCCGCCGAAGCAAAACTACAGTTGGGCTCCTCGACGGTTGACGCTCAATTGCAGGATATCGAGCGCGAGGCGATGGACATTCAACTCCAGGACAAACTGCTCGAATACAAACAATCAATGGGTATGCTCGGCGCTGGTTCGCCGCCTGAAAGCAAACAGATCTCGTCCGGCACTGGTACGGCTGACGATGAAGACGTTTTAGATCAGGTCATTGTCAACGAGGCAACGGAATCTGGGCGTTCGAATTGA